One window from the genome of Deltaproteobacteria bacterium encodes:
- a CDS encoding 3-hydroxyanthranilate 3,4-dioxygenase, with product MSRITPPLNFSKWIDEHRHLLKPPVGNQVVYKDTEFTVMVVGGPNTRKDYHVDEGEEFFYQLEGDMTLRIMEDGAPRDIPIRAGEIFLLPPKVPHSPQRKPETVGLVIERQRREGELDLFQWYCDDCHAKIYEEAVQLTDIVAQLPPIFERFWDNEANRKCDGCNAVMEPLN from the coding sequence ATGAGCCGCATCACACCGCCTCTCAACTTCTCCAAGTGGATCGACGAGCACCGTCACCTGCTCAAGCCGCCGGTAGGCAATCAGGTCGTGTACAAGGACACCGAGTTCACGGTCATGGTGGTGGGCGGCCCCAACACGCGCAAGGACTACCATGTGGACGAGGGCGAGGAGTTCTTCTACCAACTCGAAGGTGACATGACGCTGCGCATCATGGAGGACGGCGCGCCGCGGGACATCCCCATCCGCGCGGGCGAGATCTTCCTGCTGCCGCCCAAGGTGCCGCACTCGCCGCAACGGAAGCCCGAGACCGTGGGCCTCGTCATCGAGCGCCAGCGCCGCGAGGGCGAACTGGACCTGTTCCAGTGGTACTGCGACGACTGCCACGCCAAGATCTACGAGGAAGCGGTGCAGCTCACCGACATCGTGGCGCAGCTTCCGCCCATCTTCGAGCGCTTCTGGGACAACGAGGCGAACCGCAAGTGTGACGGCTGCAACGCCGTCATGGAGCCGCTCAACTGA
- a CDS encoding MFS transporter codes for MSISPSPSSPLVRSRAQRLVDAARDLGPERLRLLTVVTGGHIVIHWFQQLFPVALPFIKAGLGLNAVQAGALGAARQFGQGTLNLPAGILGDALYRYRDMILASSLVMMGLAYLLFGSRGGFGVAFAASVLIGFGTALWHPTAAATLTSKFPERRGTAISVHGTGATVSDSLSPLAQGVLLAALPWEGILWWQIVPGILFGFLVLRGLLGLFRQDEVPRSRIGRFGEMMALLKDGTFVAISASRGLLTMGRVVVLTFLPIYLVEELGLSASLLGVYWMLLHVVGIFSQTPLGYLSDRYGRKLVLVPSMLVLGVLYMLLAVAPPVLALTVVITAIGTFFYTLMNVITAVIADVAGANVQASSQGLTTVIAQVAVLPTPILAGYLSDLYGAGSAFVLAGVFVFISAACLMPLKLYAGDRDAL; via the coding sequence ATGTCGATAAGTCCTTCACCGTCCAGTCCGCTCGTCCGCTCCCGCGCGCAGCGTCTTGTCGACGCCGCGCGCGACCTGGGCCCCGAACGGCTCCGTCTCCTCACGGTCGTGACCGGCGGACACATCGTGATCCACTGGTTTCAGCAGTTGTTCCCGGTGGCGTTGCCCTTCATCAAGGCCGGGCTCGGTCTCAACGCGGTACAGGCGGGGGCGCTGGGGGCCGCGCGTCAGTTCGGACAGGGCACCCTCAACCTTCCCGCCGGGATCCTCGGGGACGCGCTGTATCGCTACCGTGACATGATCCTGGCCTCGTCCCTGGTCATGATGGGGCTGGCCTATCTGTTGTTCGGCAGCCGCGGGGGCTTCGGCGTCGCGTTCGCCGCCAGCGTGCTCATCGGCTTCGGCACCGCCCTGTGGCACCCCACGGCCGCCGCCACCCTCACGTCAAAGTTCCCGGAGCGCCGCGGCACGGCGATTTCAGTCCACGGCACCGGCGCCACGGTGAGCGACAGCCTGTCGCCCTTGGCCCAGGGCGTGCTGCTGGCCGCGTTGCCGTGGGAGGGAATCCTCTGGTGGCAGATCGTCCCCGGGATCCTCTTCGGCTTCCTGGTCCTGCGCGGACTCCTCGGGCTGTTCCGGCAGGATGAGGTCCCCCGGTCGCGCATTGGACGCTTCGGCGAAATGATGGCGCTGCTGAAGGATGGCACCTTCGTGGCCATCTCCGCCTCCAGGGGCCTGCTCACCATGGGCCGCGTCGTGGTCCTGACCTTTCTGCCAATCTACCTCGTGGAGGAGTTGGGTCTCTCGGCAAGTCTGCTGGGCGTATACTGGATGCTGCTCCACGTCGTCGGCATCTTCTCCCAGACTCCGCTGGGCTATCTCTCCGACCGCTACGGCCGGAAGTTGGTGCTGGTCCCCTCGATGCTCGTCCTCGGGGTTCTCTACATGCTGCTCGCGGTTGCGCCTCCCGTGCTGGCTCTGACCGTCGTCATCACCGCCATCGGGACCTTCTTCTACACCTTGATGAACGTGATCACCGCCGTAATCGCGGACGTCGCCGGCGCCAACGTGCAGGCGTCGTCCCAAGGCCTGACCACGGTGATCGCCCAAGTCGCGGTCCTGCCCACACCCATCCTCGCCGGGTACCTGTCGGATCTCTACGGTGCCGGCTCCGCGTTCGTGCTTGCGGGAGTCTTCGTGTTCATATCGGCGGCCTGCCTGATGCCGCTCAAGCTTTATGCCGGCGACCGGGACGCGTTGTAG